The segment CGAGCACCGGACATGCTATCTCAGGCAGGCGGCTGTAAGAATTGTGCATCATTGCCGCCGCCATCTGCCGCTTGAATGAGAATGCGGGCGCGCTGTATGCTATCTCGCGCCGCATCTTTTCTTCGAGCCAGTTTCGGTTGTTCTCCATGAAAGTTTTGGTGAAGCTCAGCGGCCAATTTTTGCGAGTGATTTCCTCGTCACTGAGGCCATCCACTGTGGACAGAGTTTCGAGGACCTCCGCGGAAGGAGGAATCATCCGATGGCTTCCCGGCGAAGTACAGCAGAGAATGGCCGCGTCTGTTTTCGCCGGATGTCTCAGCGCGAACTCCTGCGCGATCATGCCGCCCATGGATGCGCCGAGAATATTGGTATGTTCAATGTCGAGATAGTTCAGCAATCCGGCCGCATCGTCGGCAAGCATCGCCATGGTGTACTCGCAGTCGGGCTTGTCGCTTCGGCCTGCGCCCCGAT is part of the Candidatus Abyssobacteria bacterium SURF_5 genome and harbors:
- a CDS encoding alpha/beta fold hydrolase — its product is MPFFSHYQELVEALSRETKLLLFDNRGAGRSDKPDCEYTMAMLADDAAGLLNYLDIEHTNILGASMGGMIAQEFALRHPAKTDAAILCCTSPGSHRMIPPSAEVLETLSTVDGLSDEEITRKNWPLSFTKTFMENNRNWLEEKMRREIAYSAPAFSFKRQMAAAMMHNSYSRLPEIACPVLVLTGAEDILIPPENSDLLASQIPNSVLKRYAGVGHGFMTEERDAVVKDVLEFVSGHCL